The following are encoded together in the Oreochromis niloticus isolate F11D_XX linkage group LG12, O_niloticus_UMD_NMBU, whole genome shotgun sequence genome:
- the LOC102079812 gene encoding GTPase IMAP family member 2: MFQKTRESLTQKKYTTVMTHRPLPEIPLLCLPLRDSAAGTSDTCDAEPPNSSSYDQRLPHNDERHCSHSYEVMPHHNDLQLLNSSDDLQPPDMSEIRVVLLGNIQSERAAVVNFILEVPVFSPEEEPDYQPVRGLLRDKEITLINTPDLLLPNISEDDLREHVENCVRLTAPGPHVFLLVLQPETFTEDHKQRLCKVLKLFGKRVFDHSLVLLSASKNRGSSFMEELGLHRPLKDLIKMCSYRYLWRENLEPQELFTRLVQIFKENNGEHVRYKAHS; the protein is encoded by the exons ATGTTTCAGAAGACACGCGAGAGCCTCACACAGAAGAAATACACAACAGTGATGACACACCGACCTCTG CCAGAAATTCCTCTGTTATGTCTCCCGCTGAGGGACAGTGCGGCTGGAACATCTG ACACATGTGATGCTGAACCTCCAAACAGCAGCAGCTATGACCAAAGGCTTCCTCACA ATGACGAGcgtcactgcagccacagctatGAAGTGATGCCACATCACA ATGATCTGCAGCTGCTGAATAGCAGCGATGATCTGCAGCCACCAGACA TGTCTGAGATCAGGGTGGTTCTGCTGGGGAACATTCAGTCTGAGAGGGCAGCTGTGGTGAACTTCATACTGGAGGTTCCTGTGTTTAGCCCTGAGGAAGAGCCAGACTATCAGCCGGTCAGAGGACTTCTGAGGGACAAAGAAATCACCCTAATCAACACTCCAGATCTGCTGCTTCCAAACATCTCTGAAGACGATCTGAGAGAACATGTAGAAAACTGTGTGAGGCTCACAGCTCCTGGACCTCATGTGTTCCTGCTGGTCCTGCAGCCTGAAACCTTCACAGAGGATCACAAACAGAGACTCTGCAAAGTCCTGAAACTCTTCGGAAAACGAGTGTTTGATCATTCGCTGGTTCTGCTATCAGCATCCAAAAACAGGGGCTCGAGTTTCATGGAAGAGCTCGGGCTCCATCGTCCCTTAAAAGATTTAATCAAAATGTGCAGTTACAGATATCTGTGGAGGGAAAACCTCGAACCTCAAGAGCTCTTCACACGCCTGGTCCAGATTTTTAAGGAGAACAATGGAGAGCATGTGAGATATAAAGCACATAGTTAG